A genomic window from Solanum dulcamara chromosome 11, daSolDulc1.2, whole genome shotgun sequence includes:
- the LOC129874782 gene encoding uncharacterized protein LOC129874782: MLATAIRFIGRKPKPKMKPIELKTPPEQTQTITRTIFDILKEHGPLTIADTWERVKDVGLRGLTSKRHMKIVLRWMRERQKLKIICNHVGPQKQFLYTTWFTKPNTMHTKPGTDTSWPNTKQIMSGSDISRPKSS, encoded by the exons ATGTTGGCGACTGCGATAAGGTTCATAGGGAGGAAACCAAAGCCAAAAATGAAACCGATTGAGCTTAAAACCCCACCGGAGCAGACACAAACTATCACCAGAACCATCTTCGACATCTTGAAGGAACATGGTCCTCTCACTATTGCAGACACCTGGGAACGTGTAAAG GATGTTGGCTTGAGAGGCTTGACTAGCAAAAGGCACATGAAGATAGTTTTAAGATGGATGAGGGAAAGACAAAAGCTTAAGATTATATGCAATCATGTAGGGCCCCAGAAGCAATTTCTGTATACAACCTGGTTTACAAAACCAAATACTATGCATACAAAGCCGGGAACTGATACTTCCTGGCCAAATACAAAGCAGATTATGTCAGGAAGTGATATTTCCCGGCCAAAGTCATCATAA